In a genomic window of Muntiacus reevesi chromosome 1, mMunRee1.1, whole genome shotgun sequence:
- the ANGPTL8 gene encoding angiopoietin-like protein 8 — protein MPVLMLCLLCALATAVQPAPAGSMSGSEPAQQEELTLLFHGALQLSQALNGVYKATEAQLTKAGNSLSLYGQALGFLGNEISQGQDAAQELRASLLEMQIEEDGLKLQAEATAQALGEVAQGQRVLREKMKRLEVQLKGVWLGHAHQEFEDLKAHADEQSHIVWVLTGHVQRQKQQMVAQQQRLRQIQERLHMAALPA, from the exons atGCCTGTGCTCATGCTGTGCCTGCTGTGTGCCCTGGCAACGGCGGTCCAGCCGGCACCGGCGGGTTCCATGAGCGGCTCGGAGCCAGCGCAGCAGGAGGAGCTGACCCTGCTCTTCCATGGGGCCCTGCAGCTGAGCCAGGCTCTCAACGGCGTGTACAAGGCCACGGAGGCACAGCTGACAAAGGCCGGGAACAGCCTGAGCCTCTATGGCCAGGCGCTGGGGTTCCTGGGGAATGAGATCAGCCAGGGCCAGGATGCAGCCCAAGAGCTACGTGCGAGTCTATTGGAGATGCAG ATAGAAGAGGATGGTCTCAAGCTGCAGGCAGAGGCCACAGCCCAGGCGCTGGGTGAGGTGGCCCAGGGACAGCGGGTGCTGAGGGAGAAAATGAAGCGGCTAGAAGTCCAGCTGAAGGGCGTGTGGCTGGGCCATGCCCACCAAGAATTCGAGGACTTAAAG GCCCATGCTGATGAGCAGAGCCACATCGTGTGGGTCCTCACGGGTCATGTGCAGCGACAGAAGCAGCAGATGGTGGCACAGCAGCAGCGGCTGAGACAGATTCAGGAGAG acTCCACATGGCTGCGCTCCCAGCCTGA